In Synechococcus sp. KORDI-100, a single window of DNA contains:
- a CDS encoding pseudouridine synthase has translation MSAEGLAELHRDDWLLAVEKPAGLLSQPGLGMHQQDSVITRLQRNDPDLQLAHRLDRDTSGVLLLARGQDALRRCNALFARRDVHKLYVADVMGVMRGSGVIHAPLARLQRHPPRYGSSGGAFCPDALEGAAATMEFNPFVAGPVHRSFPSAALPSG, from the coding sequence TTGAGCGCTGAAGGCCTTGCGGAACTGCATCGCGATGACTGGCTCTTGGCGGTGGAGAAGCCCGCTGGGCTGCTGAGTCAGCCAGGGCTTGGGATGCATCAGCAGGATTCGGTGATCACCCGCCTGCAGCGGAACGACCCTGATCTGCAGCTTGCCCATCGACTTGATCGCGATACGTCGGGAGTGTTGCTCCTGGCCCGTGGCCAGGACGCCTTACGACGCTGCAATGCCCTGTTCGCCAGACGGGATGTTCACAAGCTGTACGTTGCGGATGTGATGGGAGTCATGCGGGGCAGCGGAGTGATTCATGCGCCATTGGCACGGCTGCAGCGCCATCCGCCTCGTTACGGCTCATCCGGCGGGGCGTTCTGCCCGGACGCGCTGGAGGGTGCGGCGGCCACAATGGAATTCAACCCGTTTGTGGCTGGTCCCGTTCACCGGTCGTTCCCATCAGCTGCGCTCCCATCTGGCTGA
- a CDS encoding SemiSWEET family sugar transporter — protein MSIPAELIGYGAAALTTASFFPQAVKTLRSGDTRAISLGMYTLFTCGVTLWTIYGVMAGDGPVIAANVITLLPAAVVLQRKLADQPRKL, from the coding sequence ATGTCCATTCCAGCAGAACTGATCGGCTACGGCGCTGCGGCGTTAACGACGGCGAGCTTCTTCCCCCAGGCCGTCAAGACCCTGCGAAGCGGGGACACCCGGGCGATTTCCCTTGGCATGTACACCCTTTTCACCTGTGGTGTGACCTTGTGGACCATCTATGGCGTGATGGCCGGTGATGGTCCAGTGATCGCTGCCAATGTGATTACCTTGCTGCCTGCAGCTGTTGTCCTGCAGCGCAAGCTGGCGGATCAGCCGCGGAAACTCTGA
- a CDS encoding HDIG domain-containing metalloprotein — MLRASLLWRGWLQHQAPSRRLLRWTRLQTVVLLLVCIAVALLSSIPWLLKPDLQPGSLAPFDAVAPKDALVKDSTALEQRRSSLVARSVVQVIDDDETLQLRQRLNQQLDQLQQVTDSGSAARIGPVNLSPQEQRWLKKRSEAEHLAWDNAVRRAADRMLSQGLVSSLATEELRRAAGIQMRDLPLEVDDPAARTLASKLLVSTLQGSSNLRTDPTLSKQLIEEQLTKQGIPTIEVRKGDLITRKGESISPQAYDVLDYFGKVRREPQPVIWLGRFIEALAGCGVMLLVMRRERPTLEVRHALLALGFLLLVQAAKLWFGANVIPLALLVPPTLVLTEGLGPGCGLAWLAIASLLWPEQVNGLGDGRLLMAASVAAAGALLAGRQRSRGQLLQMAVMLPLGAFLGQWLLLQLQPYTGWRPWVSVSGGLDELATEALVLGLLLMTALLLIPILEGSFGLLTRARMLELADQERPLLRRLSSEAPGTFEHTLMICGLAEEGARAIGADVDLIRTGSLYHDVGKLHAPDWFIENQKSGPNPHDELDDPFASAAVLQAHVDEGLKLARRHRLPRPVADFIPEHQGTLKMGYFLHKAREQNPAVDEERFRYNGPAPRSRETAVLMLADGCEAALRSLPPDTSERQAVETVRSIVEARLRDGQLRKSSLSRAEMELVVKAFVRVWRRMRHRRIPYPIPARQSFRG; from the coding sequence ATGCTTCGGGCGAGCCTTCTTTGGCGGGGCTGGCTGCAACATCAGGCCCCCAGCCGCAGATTGCTGCGCTGGACCCGTCTTCAGACAGTGGTGTTGCTGCTGGTTTGTATCGCAGTGGCTCTTCTCTCCAGTATTCCCTGGCTGCTGAAGCCCGATCTGCAACCCGGTTCCCTGGCACCGTTCGACGCCGTTGCCCCCAAAGATGCCCTGGTGAAGGACAGCACGGCCCTTGAGCAACGACGCTCGAGCCTCGTTGCCCGTTCGGTTGTTCAGGTCATCGACGACGACGAGACCCTTCAGCTCAGGCAGCGGCTGAACCAACAGCTCGATCAGCTGCAGCAGGTGACGGACAGCGGTTCCGCCGCTCGGATTGGCCCGGTGAATCTTTCGCCCCAGGAACAGCGTTGGCTCAAGAAGCGCAGCGAAGCCGAGCACCTCGCCTGGGACAACGCCGTGCGCCGCGCTGCTGATCGAATGCTCAGCCAGGGGCTTGTGAGCAGCCTTGCGACGGAGGAGCTGCGTCGCGCAGCTGGTATCCAGATGCGGGATCTGCCGCTGGAGGTCGACGATCCGGCAGCACGAACCCTGGCCAGCAAGCTGCTGGTGAGCACGCTCCAGGGAAGCAGCAACCTCCGCACGGACCCGACGCTCAGCAAACAGCTCATTGAGGAGCAGCTCACCAAACAGGGAATCCCAACAATTGAGGTCCGCAAGGGAGACCTGATCACACGCAAAGGTGAATCGATCAGCCCCCAGGCCTACGACGTCCTCGACTACTTCGGGAAGGTTCGGCGCGAGCCTCAGCCGGTGATCTGGCTGGGACGCTTCATTGAGGCCCTGGCGGGCTGCGGCGTGATGCTGCTGGTGATGCGCCGTGAACGCCCCACCCTCGAGGTGCGTCATGCCTTGCTGGCCCTTGGATTTCTGCTGTTGGTCCAGGCGGCGAAGCTCTGGTTCGGGGCGAATGTGATTCCTCTGGCGCTGCTGGTGCCGCCCACATTGGTGCTGACCGAGGGGCTGGGTCCCGGCTGCGGACTGGCGTGGCTGGCGATCGCGAGCCTGCTCTGGCCGGAACAGGTGAACGGCCTGGGTGATGGACGACTGCTGATGGCGGCCTCGGTCGCCGCGGCGGGGGCTCTCCTGGCTGGTCGTCAACGGAGTCGAGGGCAGCTGCTTCAGATGGCGGTGATGCTTCCGCTCGGCGCTTTTCTCGGTCAGTGGCTTCTGCTCCAGCTCCAGCCCTACACAGGCTGGCGCCCCTGGGTGAGTGTCTCCGGCGGACTGGATGAGCTGGCGACAGAGGCCTTGGTGCTGGGCTTGCTGCTGATGACGGCTCTTCTGCTGATCCCGATCCTGGAGGGATCATTCGGCCTGCTGACACGCGCTCGGATGCTGGAGCTGGCGGATCAGGAGCGACCCCTGCTGCGACGTCTCTCCTCCGAAGCCCCTGGCACCTTCGAGCACACGCTGATGATCTGCGGTCTGGCCGAGGAAGGGGCCCGAGCCATCGGAGCGGATGTGGACCTGATCCGAACAGGTTCCCTTTATCACGACGTCGGCAAGCTGCATGCACCCGACTGGTTCATCGAGAATCAGAAGAGCGGTCCGAATCCCCACGACGAACTGGACGATCCTTTCGCCAGCGCTGCCGTCCTGCAGGCCCATGTGGATGAGGGGCTGAAACTGGCACGCCGTCACCGACTGCCGCGGCCAGTCGCCGATTTCATCCCTGAACACCAGGGCACTTTGAAGATGGGGTACTTCCTCCACAAGGCAAGGGAGCAAAATCCCGCGGTGGATGAAGAGCGCTTTCGTTACAACGGTCCGGCCCCCCGGTCCCGGGAAACGGCCGTGTTGATGCTGGCGGACGGTTGTGAAGCAGCGCTGCGTTCCCTGCCTCCTGACACCTCCGAGCGACAGGCGGTCGAGACAGTGCGTTCGATCGTGGAGGCCCGACTTCGCGATGGCCAGCTCCGCAAGAGCTCCCTGAGTCGTGCAGAGATGGAACTGGTGGTGAAGGCCTTTGTACGGGTATGGCGGAGGATGCGCCATCGCCGGATCCCATACCCGATTCCTGCCCGTCAGAGTTTCCGCGGCTGA
- the folD gene encoding bifunctional methylenetetrahydrofolate dehydrogenase/methenyltetrahydrofolate cyclohydrolase FolD → MALRLDGKALSAHLEQRLSALIADHHDQAGRPPGLALLRVGDDPASGVYVANKEKACARVGVTSTGVHLSAESAAGDVLHELQRFNRDPLVDGILLQLPLPDGLDEGPLLTAIDPDKDADGLHTLNLGRLLKGEPGPRSCTPAGVMALLRSNGIDPAGKRAVVVGRSILVGQPMALMLQSANATVSVAHSRTSDLATLTKAAEILVVAAGRPGMIGAEQVSPGAVVVDVGIHRKPEGGLCGDVRADEVAGVAAALTPVPGGVGPMTVTMLLVNTVLAWCHRHGIAHGLDDLIS, encoded by the coding sequence ATGGCCCTGCGGCTTGATGGCAAAGCTTTGTCCGCACATCTGGAACAGCGTCTGAGTGCGCTGATCGCCGATCATCACGACCAGGCCGGTCGGCCCCCTGGACTGGCTCTTCTGCGCGTTGGGGATGATCCGGCCAGTGGCGTTTACGTGGCCAACAAGGAGAAAGCCTGTGCCCGGGTTGGGGTGACGAGTACAGGGGTGCATCTCAGCGCAGAGAGCGCGGCTGGTGACGTGCTCCATGAACTTCAGCGCTTCAACAGGGACCCACTTGTTGATGGAATTCTGTTGCAGCTTCCTCTGCCGGATGGCCTGGATGAGGGTCCCTTGTTGACGGCGATCGATCCCGACAAGGACGCCGATGGTCTCCACACGCTGAATCTTGGACGGCTGCTCAAAGGCGAACCAGGACCACGCAGTTGCACTCCGGCCGGTGTGATGGCACTCCTGCGCAGCAATGGCATTGATCCGGCCGGCAAGCGAGCTGTCGTGGTCGGCCGGAGCATCCTGGTCGGTCAGCCGATGGCTCTGATGCTTCAGTCGGCCAACGCCACGGTGAGTGTGGCTCACTCACGCACAAGTGATCTCGCCACTCTGACCAAGGCAGCAGAGATTCTTGTGGTGGCCGCCGGCCGACCGGGGATGATCGGTGCTGAACAGGTCAGCCCCGGTGCGGTTGTGGTGGATGTCGGCATCCATCGCAAACCGGAAGGTGGACTCTGCGGAGATGTACGCGCCGATGAGGTGGCCGGTGTTGCCGCTGCCCTTACTCCCGTCCCCGGGGGTGTGGGGCCCATGACGGTCACGATGCTGCTCGTGAATACAGTTCTGGCTTGGTGCCATCGACACGGGATTGCTCATGGCCTGGATGACCTGATCAGCTGA
- a CDS encoding TIGR02466 family protein yields MSLQWLFPTPVLQVDLEPDAETVAAMNVEMESFDRNVFLHPEFSDRNNLTGDLLGHAGLDQLHRMDAFQWLNQRLAEQTSLYLEGLLGPKHGLEVHIQKAWPVVCSQDGGSIELHTHRNAQLSAVFYVRTEAGNSSGEIEFQAPDDYFSHVMAIPYRDAAVSGGMFSPEPNRLLLFPSDLRHRVMPYEGQSPRYSVSYDLAITTASGQGKEMRMPHPMDWVPLTMFSS; encoded by the coding sequence ATGTCGCTTCAATGGCTCTTCCCCACACCGGTGCTTCAGGTTGACCTTGAGCCTGATGCCGAGACCGTTGCGGCCATGAACGTTGAAATGGAGTCGTTTGATCGCAACGTCTTCCTCCACCCTGAGTTCAGTGATCGCAACAACCTGACCGGTGATCTTCTCGGTCATGCCGGCCTGGATCAGTTGCATCGCATGGATGCTTTTCAATGGCTCAATCAGCGCCTCGCGGAGCAGACCAGCCTCTATCTGGAGGGACTTCTGGGGCCCAAGCATGGCCTTGAAGTCCATATTCAGAAGGCCTGGCCCGTGGTTTGTTCCCAGGACGGGGGCTCAATCGAGCTGCACACCCATCGCAATGCGCAGCTGAGCGCGGTTTTTTACGTGCGTACGGAAGCCGGCAACAGCAGCGGCGAGATCGAGTTTCAGGCACCTGACGACTACTTCAGCCATGTCATGGCGATTCCCTATCGCGATGCTGCTGTTTCAGGAGGCATGTTTTCTCCCGAGCCCAACCGCCTGTTGCTGTTCCCGTCCGATTTGCGACACCGAGTGATGCCATATGAAGGGCAGAGTCCTCGTTACTCCGTGTCCTACGACCTGGCGATTACGACAGCCTCAGGGCAAGGCAAGGAGATGCGGATGCCCCATCCGATGGACTGGGTGCCTCTGACGATGTTCAGTTCTTAG
- the crtE gene encoding geranylgeranyl diphosphate synthase CrtE, whose protein sequence is MTDGFDFKAYLNQARERVEAALDGSLAPERPESLREAMRYSLLAGGKRLRPILCLAACELAGGEAELAMPTAVALEMIHTMSLIHDDLPAMDDDDLRRGRPTNHKVYGEAVAILAGDALLTRAFEMVSLRSPGVPPDRLLKVVGELSLVAGAPGLVGGQVVDLESEGKDVDLDTLEYIHLHKTGALLSACVITGAIVGGADEALISALRVYARGIGLAFQIIDDILDITASSEVLGKTAGKDLVADKTTYPKLLGLEESRRRADALVGEAKDVLGPWQQRAMPLLALADFITSRDR, encoded by the coding sequence ATGACCGACGGCTTTGATTTCAAGGCCTATCTGAACCAGGCCAGGGAACGGGTGGAGGCTGCCCTTGATGGTTCTCTGGCTCCTGAGCGGCCTGAGTCCCTGCGAGAAGCGATGCGTTACTCGCTTCTGGCCGGCGGCAAGAGACTGCGACCCATTCTCTGCCTGGCGGCCTGTGAACTCGCTGGTGGCGAGGCTGAGCTGGCGATGCCGACAGCTGTGGCCCTGGAGATGATCCACACCATGTCGTTGATCCACGACGATCTGCCAGCTATGGATGACGATGACCTTCGTCGTGGAAGGCCGACCAATCACAAGGTGTACGGGGAGGCCGTGGCGATCCTGGCCGGCGATGCCCTGCTCACACGAGCGTTTGAAATGGTGTCGCTCCGCAGTCCAGGCGTGCCGCCGGATCGTCTGCTCAAAGTGGTGGGAGAGCTTTCGCTTGTCGCCGGTGCTCCCGGGCTTGTCGGTGGCCAGGTGGTGGATCTTGAGAGCGAAGGCAAGGACGTTGATCTCGACACCCTGGAATACATCCATCTCCACAAGACGGGCGCCCTGCTCAGCGCCTGCGTGATCACCGGAGCCATAGTCGGCGGTGCCGATGAAGCACTGATCTCCGCACTGCGTGTGTATGCCCGTGGCATCGGGCTCGCGTTTCAGATCATCGATGACATTCTGGACATCACGGCCAGCAGCGAGGTGTTGGGCAAGACAGCTGGCAAGGATCTGGTCGCCGACAAAACCACCTACCCGAAGCTGCTGGGACTTGAAGAGTCCCGCCGGCGAGCAGATGCCCTGGTCGGGGAGGCCAAGGATGTTCTCGGGCCATGGCAGCAACGCGCGATGCCGTTACTGGCCCTGGCAGATTTCATCACCAGCCGCGACCGATGA
- a CDS encoding divergent PAP2 family protein — MIETAPTHAVVHELIDNASLAWGLAACGLAQLSKLFIELVLHRRWRPAVLVETGGMPSSHSALVTGTAAGLGWTMGFDHPLFALAATVAFIVMYDASGIRRAAGFTAERVNALPDELWPETLEKPLKESLGHSRLQVLIGSLIGPAVALPGLVFLGSPLHLISIIGAGSG; from the coding sequence ATGATCGAGACGGCCCCAACCCATGCCGTGGTGCATGAGCTGATCGATAACGCCTCACTCGCCTGGGGATTGGCGGCCTGCGGCCTGGCCCAGCTTTCCAAGTTGTTCATCGAACTCGTTCTTCACCGACGCTGGCGGCCCGCTGTCCTGGTCGAAACCGGAGGCATGCCGTCAAGCCATTCGGCTCTGGTGACAGGTACAGCTGCCGGTCTGGGCTGGACGATGGGCTTTGACCATCCTCTCTTCGCCTTGGCGGCCACCGTTGCGTTCATCGTGATGTACGACGCCAGCGGGATTCGGCGTGCAGCAGGGTTCACAGCGGAACGGGTCAATGCTCTGCCCGATGAACTCTGGCCTGAGACCCTCGAGAAACCCCTCAAGGAAAGTCTTGGTCACAGCCGTCTGCAAGTGCTTATCGGCAGTCTGATCGGTCCTGCTGTCGCCTTGCCAGGTTTGGTCTTTCTTGGTTCGCCACTGCATCTGATCAGCATCATCGGAGCGGGGTCGGGGTGA
- a CDS encoding ATP-dependent RecD-like DNA helicase, with amino-acid sequence MRPAAELTADQKRASEAFLEWLNRPADGLPFVLSGYAGSGKTFLSMRLLRQVEDSGLCWTVVAPTHKAVGVLRQALDLEGLSPTWYPSTIHRLLRLKLKRQGDAEACEPTEQTAMALEHLGLVLVDEASMVDSTLLGIALQCAHPFKTRLVFVGDPAQLPPVGEPESPVFAMRRACCASLSEVVRHQGPVLQLASRLRDGGLPCRNPPLLPAIHDARGQVICTDKQSWLDQARTALRQASLQDNPDAARVLCYTNRTLERLVPHARRAIHGEMADQMPVLPGEVLISRSAVMAPASRDGAEAGEEPDMVLGSNREVLVLDVAPEACDLADFGCSPSDGPVPVIKTLSATVRAGELDLTLRLQPPAGSAARSLLDEAMQRLRQQARDAGKKGGRPFWRRYFLIRDAFASLGPAAVLTVHRSQGSTFGDVFVAPDVFWPQDLTLRRQLVYVAVSRARTGVWLVGQGDAAEERAIWLDRLRSESAPTVPASPDSHPGQD; translated from the coding sequence GTGAGACCTGCAGCGGAGCTCACTGCTGATCAGAAGCGAGCGTCGGAAGCCTTTTTGGAGTGGCTGAATCGGCCCGCGGATGGCCTGCCATTCGTCCTGAGCGGATACGCCGGCAGCGGCAAGACCTTCCTGTCGATGCGTCTGCTGCGTCAGGTTGAAGACAGTGGACTGTGCTGGACCGTTGTGGCGCCGACGCACAAGGCCGTCGGAGTGTTGCGACAAGCGCTTGATCTGGAGGGGCTGTCCCCCACCTGGTATCCCTCCACGATTCATCGGTTGTTGCGTCTCAAGCTCAAGCGGCAGGGAGATGCGGAAGCCTGTGAACCCACAGAGCAGACGGCGATGGCCCTCGAGCACCTCGGGCTCGTGCTGGTGGACGAGGCCTCGATGGTCGACAGCACACTCCTGGGCATCGCGCTGCAGTGCGCTCATCCCTTCAAGACGCGACTGGTGTTCGTCGGTGATCCAGCCCAGCTTCCGCCGGTTGGCGAGCCCGAGAGTCCTGTTTTCGCAATGCGCCGTGCCTGCTGCGCCTCACTCAGCGAGGTGGTGCGGCATCAGGGCCCGGTGCTGCAGCTGGCAAGCCGGCTGCGCGATGGAGGCCTCCCCTGTCGCAATCCTCCGTTGCTGCCGGCCATCCACGATGCCCGTGGCCAGGTGATCTGCACCGACAAACAGAGCTGGCTTGACCAGGCCCGCACAGCCCTGCGCCAGGCATCGCTCCAGGACAATCCCGATGCTGCAAGGGTTCTCTGCTACACGAATCGCACCCTTGAGAGGCTGGTTCCCCATGCCAGACGGGCGATTCATGGAGAGATGGCTGATCAGATGCCGGTTCTGCCCGGCGAGGTGCTGATCAGCCGCTCGGCTGTGATGGCGCCGGCCTCCCGTGATGGTGCGGAAGCCGGGGAGGAGCCGGACATGGTGCTGGGCTCCAATCGAGAGGTGCTGGTCCTTGATGTGGCCCCTGAAGCCTGTGATCTGGCGGACTTTGGCTGTTCCCCCAGCGATGGTCCGGTGCCGGTGATCAAGACACTCTCTGCAACCGTTCGTGCCGGCGAGTTGGACCTGACCCTTCGCCTTCAGCCTCCGGCGGGGTCCGCCGCGCGCTCGTTGCTGGATGAAGCCATGCAGCGGCTGCGACAGCAGGCAAGGGACGCTGGCAAAAAAGGAGGACGGCCCTTCTGGCGCCGTTACTTCCTGATCAGAGATGCGTTTGCATCCCTCGGACCGGCAGCGGTCTTAACGGTCCATCGCAGTCAGGGGAGCACCTTCGGAGACGTGTTCGTTGCCCCTGACGTGTTCTGGCCGCAGGACCTGACCCTGCGTCGTCAGTTGGTCTACGTGGCGGTCAGTCGGGCTCGAACCGGTGTCTGGCTTGTGGGTCAGGGAGACGCTGCCGAGGAGCGTGCCATCTGGCTGGATCGGCTCAGATCCGAGTCAGCCCCGACAGTCCCTGCCAGCCCAGATAGCCACCCAGGACAAGACTGA
- a CDS encoding GAP family protein, whose protein sequence is MTGVSLWSDLTAFGIGLAISPLHIAVLLLLLLGPSPLRRGGLFLAAWVVTSLLTLVALLTLGHGLVLDMTHGSHPRTGLDLIGGGALLTLGGRECLNAITNSDGPPGWTRTVDRLTAMPMPLLIALSSLVQVITPDDLLLFAKSASVILAAGLPLDKELVGGVLFTLAASILMLLPFAAVLIRRERVLPVLQHCKQLLFAHGELVVAGVSLVLGGYLGWQGLSGLTRI, encoded by the coding sequence ATGACTGGAGTTTCTCTCTGGAGTGATCTGACCGCTTTCGGCATCGGCTTGGCGATCTCTCCACTGCACATCGCCGTTCTCCTACTTCTGCTGCTCGGTCCTTCGCCCCTACGACGCGGTGGCCTGTTTCTGGCGGCCTGGGTTGTCACCAGCTTGCTGACCTTGGTCGCTTTGCTGACCCTCGGACATGGTCTGGTCCTCGACATGACGCACGGCTCCCATCCAAGGACCGGGCTGGATCTGATCGGTGGCGGCGCCCTGCTCACGCTTGGTGGCAGAGAGTGCCTGAATGCCATCACCAACAGTGATGGACCGCCGGGCTGGACCCGCACGGTGGATCGCCTCACAGCGATGCCCATGCCTTTGCTGATCGCTCTCAGCTCTCTGGTTCAGGTGATCACGCCAGACGACTTGCTGCTGTTCGCCAAGTCGGCCTCCGTAATCCTGGCCGCAGGACTACCACTTGATAAGGAGCTGGTCGGCGGTGTCCTGTTCACCCTTGCGGCCAGCATTCTGATGCTGTTGCCGTTTGCAGCGGTGTTGATCAGGCGAGAACGGGTCCTCCCGGTTCTGCAGCATTGCAAGCAACTTCTGTTCGCCCACGGAGAGTTGGTTGTGGCTGGCGTCAGTCTTGTCCTGGGTGGCTATCTGGGCTGGCAGGGACTGTCGGGGCTGACTCGGATCTGA
- a CDS encoding histidine phosphatase family protein: MSDSQRQLWLLRHGATEWALNGRHTGSTDLPLLPEGEQEAAALAPILAKQAFAAVFSSPLQRARRTCELAGLGAQMQLQRDILEWDYGDYEGITTPQIRETIADWTVWTHGCPNGENAEQVQARCETAIGKALAAPGEGDVALFAHGHILRALTGTWLGLGASGGSLFKLGTASVSVLGWERGKRAISRWNAPTQPLERF; this comes from the coding sequence ATGTCCGACTCGCAACGTCAGCTCTGGCTTCTGCGCCATGGAGCCACGGAATGGGCCTTGAACGGCCGGCATACCGGCAGCACCGACCTTCCACTGCTGCCCGAGGGAGAACAGGAGGCGGCAGCCCTGGCCCCCATTCTTGCGAAGCAGGCCTTCGCCGCCGTGTTCAGCTCACCGCTGCAACGTGCCCGCAGAACCTGCGAACTGGCTGGACTCGGAGCTCAGATGCAACTGCAGAGGGACATCCTTGAGTGGGACTACGGCGATTACGAAGGGATCACAACGCCGCAGATCCGCGAGACCATCGCTGACTGGACGGTCTGGACCCATGGCTGCCCCAACGGCGAAAACGCTGAGCAGGTTCAGGCTCGATGCGAAACAGCGATTGGAAAAGCTCTGGCGGCTCCAGGAGAGGGGGATGTTGCTCTGTTCGCCCACGGTCACATCCTCAGGGCGCTCACGGGCACCTGGCTGGGGCTTGGCGCCTCCGGTGGCAGTTTGTTCAAACTCGGCACAGCATCGGTGAGCGTTCTCGGCTGGGAACGCGGCAAGAGAGCGATCTCTCGCTGGAATGCTCCAACGCAACCGCTTGAACGCTTCTGA
- a CDS encoding acylphosphatase yields MARRSRSRAESLERRFVSRAQARLHPFLERWQLLIHGRVQGVGFRSSCCRRAQDLGITGWVRNRHDGSVEVQAEGSPHAIAELRAWCEQGPPGARVLQVLPVRLPATGEDWFEVRY; encoded by the coding sequence GTGGCGCGACGCTCTCGCAGCCGCGCCGAATCTCTGGAGCGACGCTTTGTAAGTCGCGCACAAGCACGTCTGCATCCCTTCCTCGAGCGTTGGCAACTGCTGATCCACGGTCGCGTGCAGGGGGTTGGGTTCCGCAGCAGCTGCTGCCGACGCGCTCAGGACCTCGGCATCACTGGCTGGGTCCGCAACCGGCATGACGGCAGCGTGGAAGTGCAGGCTGAAGGTTCACCCCATGCCATTGCCGAACTGAGGGCCTGGTGCGAACAGGGACCGCCTGGAGCCAGGGTGCTGCAGGTGCTGCCTGTGAGGCTGCCTGCCACAGGGGAGGACTGGTTTGAAGTGCGCTACTGA
- a CDS encoding cobyrinate a,c-diamide synthase, protein MAVVIAAPASGSGKTLLSLALLSWARSTGRVIQPYKVGPDYLDPQLLSTAAGRSCRNLDSNLCGESWVVRAFHGYSRSAQLALVEGVMGLFDGLGSSEQGSTAATAKLLNLPVVLVVDAGGQAASLRALVRGFRDHDPTLQLAGVVLNRVSSARHRDLLADVLTGIDVPLLGCLPRTDDLALPCRHLGLAPAHELDNRNQRLKRWAYLAKTHLNLQRLEPLLAAPRVGDDPVANLPQPTGESLPVAVASDEAFHFRYQETGELLEHMAMPLLPWSPLADEPLPAQARGLILPGGFPEQHAEQLSHCKRSLSSLRQASGRLPIYAECGGMLLLGRTLTDLDGTGRAMAGLLPFAASRGRLQVGYRTLRPRRNGLLTRQNEQLQGHEFHRWSLDTRPSDMALWEIEGWRLEQVREGWGDQRLHASWVHLHWASSTTICSRWRDALAAAPNLWSDAL, encoded by the coding sequence ATGGCCGTTGTCATCGCGGCGCCAGCCAGCGGCAGCGGCAAGACCCTTCTCAGCCTGGCTCTCCTGAGCTGGGCGCGATCCACTGGGCGCGTTATTCAGCCTTACAAGGTTGGGCCGGACTACCTCGATCCCCAGCTTCTGAGCACGGCTGCCGGGCGCTCCTGCCGCAACCTCGACAGCAACCTCTGTGGTGAGAGCTGGGTTGTGAGGGCTTTTCACGGCTACAGCCGCTCAGCCCAGCTTGCTCTTGTCGAGGGCGTCATGGGGTTGTTCGACGGCCTGGGCAGCAGTGAGCAAGGCAGCACTGCTGCAACGGCAAAGCTGCTCAATCTGCCGGTGGTGCTCGTTGTGGACGCCGGCGGGCAGGCCGCTTCGCTTAGAGCCCTGGTCCGTGGTTTTCGTGATCACGACCCGACGCTGCAGCTGGCCGGTGTTGTGTTGAACCGTGTCAGCAGTGCACGGCACCGGGACCTCCTGGCGGATGTGCTGACCGGCATCGACGTGCCGCTGCTGGGCTGCCTGCCGCGAACCGACGATCTGGCACTCCCCTGCAGGCATCTCGGTCTTGCCCCTGCCCATGAACTGGACAACCGCAATCAACGCCTGAAGCGCTGGGCATACCTGGCAAAGACCCATCTCAACCTCCAACGGCTCGAGCCACTTCTGGCCGCCCCAAGGGTTGGAGACGATCCAGTGGCCAACCTCCCGCAGCCGACAGGCGAGTCGTTGCCGGTGGCCGTGGCCTCCGATGAGGCCTTTCACTTCCGATACCAGGAAACAGGAGAGCTTCTTGAACACATGGCAATGCCGCTCCTGCCCTGGAGTCCCCTGGCCGATGAACCACTGCCTGCCCAAGCACGCGGACTGATCCTGCCCGGCGGGTTCCCGGAGCAGCATGCCGAGCAGCTCAGCCACTGCAAGCGCAGTCTCAGCAGTCTGCGCCAGGCTTCAGGGCGGCTGCCGATCTACGCCGAATGCGGCGGCATGCTGCTGCTGGGACGAACCCTGACCGATCTTGACGGCACCGGACGGGCCATGGCGGGACTCCTTCCGTTTGCAGCCAGCAGGGGACGACTTCAGGTTGGATATCGCACCCTTCGACCCAGGCGCAATGGTCTCCTGACGCGTCAGAACGAGCAGCTGCAGGGGCATGAGTTCCATCGCTGGTCCCTCGACACGCGCCCGTCCGACATGGCGCTGTGGGAAATTGAGGGGTGGCGTCTTGAACAGGTGAGGGAAGGATGGGGAGATCAAAGACTTCACGCCAGCTGGGTTCACCTGCACTGGGCCAGCTCTACGACGATCTGTTCCCGGTGGCGCGACGCTCTCGCAGCCGCGCCGAATCTCTGGAGCGACGCTTTGTAA